A genome region from Armatimonadota bacterium includes the following:
- a CDS encoding RuBisCO large subunit C-terminal-like domain-containing protein, translating into MEKAPDGHFLAQYYLESKGDPSARFTLSEVEGLRAGLRTAAEKIASEETTGSWVGAGEPTDLFKRSRGEVHRYDDIGPGKALATIAYPLINMPVDRYFVPSFWLFMTGGPLFERMFVDSVRMVDFALPEALLEQLPGPKFGMKGCRDFIGAAAEDLIIATIVKPCAGLTAREVADKCREAALGGIEFIKDDEKMSNPDYCPLAEKARLVSQALREAEQETGRKVIYCPHISTRPDVIVDAARTAVDHGASGLMLNCFSTGFPAIQILAEREDLPVPIYVHTGGRSAWGRHANFGVDLKVVARMVRMLGGDFMRAHMIDGYLIADTAERSVELVNLFREPMGHIRDMVPALSGGLGADNLVQNLEAYGIDILPMAGGAILGHPLGIRAGVTALRQAAQAWRAGVSVGEYAKSHPELAAALDEARK; encoded by the coding sequence TTGGAGAAAGCACCGGACGGGCATTTCCTGGCCCAGTACTACCTGGAGTCAAAGGGCGACCCTTCGGCAAGGTTTACCCTGAGCGAAGTCGAAGGGCTCAGGGCAGGCTTGCGGACGGCGGCGGAGAAGATCGCCTCCGAGGAGACCACCGGCAGTTGGGTGGGCGCGGGTGAGCCCACCGATCTGTTCAAGCGCAGCCGCGGCGAAGTCCACCGATACGATGACATCGGCCCCGGCAAGGCCCTCGCCACCATCGCCTACCCGCTCATCAACATGCCGGTGGACCGCTACTTCGTGCCCAGCTTCTGGCTCTTCATGACCGGCGGGCCGCTGTTCGAGCGCATGTTCGTGGATTCGGTGCGGATGGTGGATTTCGCGTTGCCGGAGGCGCTGCTGGAGCAACTGCCCGGCCCCAAGTTCGGCATGAAAGGTTGCCGCGACTTCATCGGCGCCGCCGCTGAGGATCTCATCATCGCCACCATCGTCAAGCCCTGCGCCGGCTTGACCGCGCGCGAGGTGGCGGACAAGTGCCGCGAGGCGGCGCTGGGCGGGATCGAGTTCATCAAGGACGACGAGAAGATGAGCAATCCCGACTACTGCCCGCTGGCGGAGAAGGCGCGGCTGGTCTCGCAGGCGCTGCGCGAGGCCGAGCAGGAGACCGGGCGCAAGGTCATCTACTGCCCGCACATCAGCACCCGGCCCGACGTGATCGTTGACGCGGCGCGCACCGCCGTGGACCACGGCGCCAGCGGGCTCATGCTGAACTGCTTCTCCACCGGATTCCCCGCGATCCAAATCCTGGCCGAGCGCGAGGACCTGCCGGTGCCGATCTACGTGCATACCGGGGGTCGCAGCGCGTGGGGGCGGCACGCCAACTTCGGGGTGGACCTCAAGGTGGTGGCGCGCATGGTGCGGATGTTGGGGGGCGACTTCATGCGCGCGCACATGATTGACGGCTACCTCATCGCCGACACGGCCGAGCGTTCGGTGGAGCTGGTCAACCTGTTCCGCGAGCCGATGGGGCATATCCGCGACATGGTGCCGGCGCTGTCGGGGGGGCTGGGCGCGGACAACCTGGTGCAGAACCTGGAGGCCTACGGCATAGACATTCTGCCCATGGCGGGCGGGGCGATCCTGGGGCATCCCCTGGGCATCCGCGCGGGCGTCACGGCGCTGCGGCAGGCGGCGCAGGCATGGCGGGCCGGGGTGTCCGTCGGAGAGTATGCCAAGTCGCACCCCGAACTCGCTGCCGCCCTGGATGAAGCGCGGAAGTAG
- the groES gene encoding co-chaperone GroES produces MFGEVTALIQPLGEKVVVKPGPEEEKTATGIVLPDTAKKKPQEGEVVAVGSGKLLDNGQRAPMQVKVGDTVIYSKYGGTEVQVDGTDYMILDEDSILAVK; encoded by the coding sequence ATGTTTGGGGAGGTGACAGCATTGATTCAACCGTTGGGGGAGAAGGTGGTCGTGAAGCCGGGCCCCGAGGAAGAGAAGACCGCGACGGGCATCGTGCTTCCCGACACCGCCAAGAAGAAGCCCCAGGAGGGGGAGGTGGTCGCGGTCGGCAGCGGCAAGCTGCTGGACAACGGCCAGCGGGCGCCGATGCAGGTCAAGGTCGGCGACACGGTGATCTACTCCAAGTACGGAGGCACCGAGGTGCAGGTCGATGGCACCGACTACATGATCCTGGATGAGGATTCGATCCTCGCCGTGAAGTGA
- the groL gene encoding chaperonin GroEL (60 kDa chaperone family; promotes refolding of misfolded polypeptides especially under stressful conditions; forms two stacked rings of heptamers to form a barrel-shaped 14mer; ends can be capped by GroES; misfolded proteins enter the barrel where they are refolded when GroES binds), which yields MASKILAYNEDARRALERGVNAVARAVKATLGPKGRNVVLDKKWGSPTITKDGVTVAKEIELEDPYENMGAQLVKEVASKTNDVAGDGTTTATVLAQAIVSEGMKLVAAGANPMMLKRGIERAVEKAVEEIKKRSIPVAGKAEITNVAAIAGNEREIGEYVADAMDKVGKDGVITVEESKGTTTSVDIVEGMQFDKGYISPYFVTDPERMEAVLEDPFILIHEKKISVVADLIPVLEKVASARKPLLMIAEDVEGEALATLVVNKIRGVLTCVGVKAPGFGDRRKAMLEDIAILTNGQFISEDLGIKLENVDTTMMGRAKKIVITKEDTTIVEGAGSKDAVRGRIAQIRRAIEDTDSSYDKEKLQERLAKLAGGVAVIKVGAATETELKEKKHRFEDALSATRAAVEEGLVAGGGTTLVNIAPALEKLKAKDNDEKAGIAIVRRALEEPLRAIASNAGMEGSVVVQKVKGLKDGIGLDALTEDYVDLVEAGIVDPVKVTRTALENAASIAAMLLTTEALVAEKPEKDKAPAGPPGGGAPDYDF from the coding sequence ATGGCATCCAAGATTCTGGCTTACAACGAAGACGCACGGCGCGCGCTCGAGCGCGGAGTCAACGCAGTGGCGCGCGCGGTCAAGGCGACGCTGGGTCCCAAGGGGCGCAACGTCGTGCTCGACAAGAAGTGGGGTTCGCCCACCATCACCAAGGACGGCGTCACCGTCGCCAAGGAGATCGAGCTGGAGGATCCCTACGAGAACATGGGGGCGCAGCTGGTCAAGGAAGTCGCCTCCAAGACCAACGACGTCGCCGGTGACGGCACCACCACCGCCACCGTGCTGGCGCAGGCGATCGTCAGCGAGGGCATGAAGCTGGTCGCCGCCGGCGCCAACCCGATGATGCTCAAGCGCGGCATCGAGCGCGCGGTGGAGAAGGCGGTGGAGGAGATCAAGAAGCGCTCCATCCCCGTCGCCGGCAAGGCCGAGATCACCAACGTCGCCGCCATCGCCGGCAACGAGCGCGAGATCGGCGAGTACGTCGCCGACGCCATGGACAAGGTCGGCAAGGACGGCGTCATCACCGTCGAGGAGTCGAAAGGCACCACCACCTCGGTGGACATCGTCGAGGGCATGCAGTTCGACAAGGGCTACATCTCGCCCTACTTCGTCACCGACCCCGAGCGCATGGAGGCGGTGCTGGAGGATCCCTTCATTCTCATCCACGAGAAGAAGATCAGCGTGGTGGCGGATCTCATCCCGGTGCTGGAGAAGGTTGCTTCCGCGCGCAAGCCGCTGCTCATGATCGCCGAGGACGTCGAGGGCGAGGCGCTGGCGACGCTGGTGGTCAACAAGATCCGCGGCGTGCTCACCTGCGTCGGGGTCAAGGCGCCCGGCTTCGGCGACCGGCGCAAGGCCATGCTCGAGGACATCGCCATCCTCACCAACGGGCAGTTCATCTCCGAGGACCTCGGCATCAAGCTCGAGAACGTGGACACGACGATGATGGGCCGCGCCAAGAAGATCGTTATCACGAAAGAGGACACCACCATCGTCGAGGGCGCCGGCAGCAAGGACGCGGTGCGGGGGCGCATCGCGCAGATCCGCCGCGCCATCGAGGACACCGATTCCTCCTACGACAAGGAGAAGCTCCAGGAGCGCCTGGCCAAGCTCGCCGGCGGGGTCGCCGTGATCAAGGTCGGCGCCGCCACCGAAACCGAGCTCAAGGAGAAGAAGCATCGCTTCGAGGATGCCCTGAGCGCCACCCGCGCCGCGGTCGAGGAGGGCCTGGTCGCCGGCGGCGGCACCACCCTGGTCAACATCGCCCCCGCGCTGGAGAAGCTCAAGGCCAAGGACAACGACGAGAAGGCCGGCATCGCCATCGTCCGCCGCGCCCTCGAGGAACCCCTGCGCGCCATCGCCTCCAACGCCGGCATGGAGGGCTCGGTGGTGGTGCAGAAGGTCAAGGGCCTCAAGGACGGCATCGGCCTTGACGCCCTCACCGAGGACTACGTGGACCTGGTCGAGGCGGGCATCGTGGATCCGGTCAAGGTCACCCGTACCGCTCTCGAGAATGCGGCCAGCATCGCCGCCATGCTCCTCACCACCGAGGCGCTGGTGGCCGAGAAGCCGGAGAAAGATAAGGCCCCTGCCGGTCCTCCAGGCGGCGGCGCGCCTGATTACGACTTCTAA
- a CDS encoding MFS transporter, with protein MSRDSRCDLWVLSAAFFFIFMGTGALQQFLIPYLEQTTPWGAMRSSLVLATVYLGLIVWRVLGGYAIRAFGDYWAMVVGATTYTLFALVLLVYPRQWALLGAAFAWSWGAALLWITSSAHVLDASRREHYGRAAGMFYAATHFGFVIGVVVLGLLLRGVGGRGMLLGAIGLTGVGNVICLLVPRRRFPRDLPSFTAVLRVAVGRAGRTLSLVQLAAAAGFGLLLGVFASAIKHDFGIAAVAPITMAFYVMRAVISPFAGALSDRLGRARVMAGGFGLGGVALLIAAVAPGAATLTLAAAALGGVTATVLAAVLAFVGDTAQPSSRQAAVAGLSVWRDLGVAITILLGQYLRLVFHGYAAPFLLFAAVFFLCAWLSTRLYAIRGAADTSFGGDGCERSPVAAEHRRQD; from the coding sequence GTGAGCAGGGACTCCCGCTGCGACCTGTGGGTGCTGTCCGCCGCGTTTTTCTTCATCTTCATGGGCACGGGCGCCCTGCAGCAGTTCCTCATCCCCTACCTGGAGCAAACGACGCCGTGGGGGGCAATGCGCTCGTCGCTGGTGCTGGCCACCGTGTATCTGGGATTGATCGTCTGGCGGGTGCTGGGCGGCTATGCCATTCGCGCGTTCGGCGACTACTGGGCGATGGTCGTCGGGGCGACCACCTACACGCTGTTCGCGTTGGTGCTGCTGGTGTACCCACGCCAGTGGGCGCTGCTGGGGGCGGCGTTCGCCTGGTCATGGGGGGCGGCGCTGCTGTGGATCACGAGCAGCGCACACGTACTCGACGCCTCCCGTCGCGAGCACTATGGGCGCGCCGCCGGCATGTTCTACGCGGCGACCCATTTCGGGTTCGTGATCGGCGTGGTGGTGCTGGGGCTGCTGCTGCGCGGGGTCGGGGGGCGCGGCATGCTGCTGGGCGCCATCGGCCTCACCGGCGTCGGCAACGTGATTTGCCTGTTGGTGCCGCGGCGACGCTTTCCGCGCGACCTGCCGAGTTTCACCGCGGTGCTGCGCGTTGCGGTCGGCCGTGCCGGGCGGACACTGAGCTTGGTGCAGCTCGCGGCCGCCGCCGGCTTCGGCCTGCTGCTGGGTGTATTCGCCTCCGCCATCAAGCACGACTTCGGCATCGCCGCGGTGGCGCCCATCACCATGGCGTTCTACGTGATGCGGGCGGTGATCAGCCCCTTCGCCGGAGCGCTGTCAGACCGCCTAGGGCGCGCCCGGGTGATGGCCGGCGGCTTCGGCCTGGGCGGGGTGGCGCTCTTGATTGCGGCAGTGGCCCCCGGCGCGGCGACGTTGACGCTCGCGGCGGCGGCGCTGGGCGGCGTCACCGCGACAGTGCTGGCGGCAGTACTCGCTTTCGTAGGTGACACCGCGCAGCCGAGCTCACGCCAGGCGGCGGTGGCCGGGCTCAGCGTGTGGCGCGACCTGGGAGTGGCGATCACCATCCTGCTGGGCCAATACCTGCGGCTAGTATTCCACGGCTACGCGGCGCCGTTCCTTCTGTTCGCTGCGGTGTTCTTCCTCTGCGCGTGGCTGAGCACGAGGCTCTACGCCATTCGCGGCGCCGCGGATACGAGCTTCGGCGGGGACGGCTGCGAACGCAGCCCGGTCGCGGCCGAACATCGGCGGCAGGACTAG